The following nucleotide sequence is from Primulina tabacum isolate GXHZ01 chromosome 2, ASM2559414v2, whole genome shotgun sequence.
aaacaaatcatcaattctggggagtggatacttattttttattgtcaccttgttcaactccctataatcaatacacaaacgaagggtaccgtctttctttttcacaaacaaaacaggtgcaccccacggtgaaaaGCTCGGTCTAATAAACCCTTTATCAAGAAACTCctgtaactgttctttcaattctttcatttctgtaggagctaatcgataaggagcttttgagatcggatgagtccctgccacaacatcaattacaaattcgATCTCTCTATCTGGGGGTAAGCCTGTTACATCATCAGAAAATACCTCTGgaaattcacaaacaacatctgtatcttttaaCTCACAAACAGGTGGATCAATAGTTAACACAAATGCtaaatatccttgacaccccttttgtagtaatttacaagccttcatacaagagattatccgaagaggtaaggatatacctgcacttgctactgtgaATGGTTCAGCTCCTGCAGGTGCAAACTTGATCATCTTTTTGCCacaatcaatagtaactctgtacttcaagagccaatccattcccaatatcacatcaaaatcagtcattCTTAGAACTATCAAGTCAGCATACATCTGATGGCCTTAAACATATATTGGACACCCTCGCACAATTTGATATGTCTGTAATTCTTGCCCGGAAGGTAAGGCTATAGCGAGTGTGTCTCTGTTGTACTTGCTGTAATGCCCAGTCTCCTTACAAACGATTCCGAAATAAAGGAATgtgtggctcctgaatctagtaaaacaatagcagtaataccagaaatcaagaacataccGGTGATCATCGATGTATCCGCATCCACTTCTTCTTTGGTCATGGAGAAAAGGCGTCCCTGTACTTTCTCAGAACTTCCTGGACAATTCTTGGCGAGATGCCCTGGCTTCTTGCAACGATAACAGACATTAGAACCTTGCGTACATTCCCCGCCATTAAGTTTGCCACATTTAGGACAAGGTGGTCTGTCCTGTTCTTTACGTCGAGGGGGACCCTTGCCACGTGATTCCTCTGGTCTAGTACCTCTGTTATCGGTCTTTTTGCCTTGTCCTGTTCCTTGACTCTTCTGAAAGTACTGCTGCCTTCGTTGTTGCCTGTCTCTGTCAATGTCTTGCTCATCCTGTTCAGCCATAAGTGCTATTTCCACTATCTCCCCATACGTAGCAACTTTCGACATTCGtacatctcttttaatttcagagcGAAGTCCCCGCATGAAATGTTCGCCCTTACTAGTGTCATCTTgtgcaatatatggtacatattggactCCGGCCTCAAATTGTTGTATGTATTCCGTCATTGACATGGTCCCTTGCTTCAAATTCAAGAAGTCACTGGCTTTCTTGGCTCGTACATCTTTACTGAAATACTTGTTGTAAAACACAGTTTTGAAAGTTCCCCATGTCAATGGTCCAACCGGTAATGCAACTCtagcactctcccaccatatccTTGCATGCTTTGTTAACAAAAAGATAGCACAAGTGACTTTATCAGCATATTCCATATGAAGATAGGAGAAGATGGACTCCAATGACTTAATCCACtcttctgctactgctggaTCAGTGCTTCCCATGAATTCAGGAGGATTCAGACGTCGAAAACGATCATACACATCGGTTTGAACAGGCCCATGTCGGTGTACTATGGCTTGTGCTTGTGCCTGCTCATGTGTAGTCCATTGCATCTCCAGTAATTGTTGTATCTGCTCCCCATGAACTTTCGCTTGTTGTTGGAGCAGCTAAGCAAAATCATCTATAGGTCGTGGTGCACTGTCCTCACCTTCGACTGCTGTGGCCTTGCCCTTAGATGACTCTCCTTCCTGTACCTTACGTTTAGGTGGCATCGTGTTTGATCCTACATATAGATCACAGAGAGACATAACTTAGCATAAACTATGGGACacaaagatacttacttgccgagttccccatgtgtggatgaagtgcagtgtcttccctgtcgaagaaccgtgggctctgataccataaaaatgtcacacccttacactatacttagcataattaccataatcaaaatagggtttAAATGATATACCTATAGTATGAAGTAGATCAAACAAGGGCATCAaattgacggtttataaaaattttgacatgatgtccctatatttgTATAAGCCCAAACCCAAGCAACAACATTCATATATACATAGAAACATATTTACATATACAAACATACATTGTATCATATCGTGtaacttgtttcaaaccctgacatccaattcattataatacatatgcggaagctacacaataagaagtcccggttcttgtcgaggtgaggcacgttacaagcatccattggcgaaccggcatcctatatATCTTCATTActtgatcctgtaatacatgagctacgtgagtttataaaactcaataagttggcacttatacgtatcaatatgcatcgaaggaacatacatatcaagtcatGATCAATAATGAATCTTAAAAACATGTCATACCGTAGCATATAttcaatgttcatttttgtacttgagcctcattagttgacctgtactaccgtgcttgctttattatatagctactactgtgttggacgtcagggagcaacctttggcaaccccacgccccatgaccatatattggccaatagctttggtagacttaaaaccacccatgatgtcaacaagctctatatcatgtaaaaatcagtccttttcctttcatgtccatgttcatgttcatgacatagcacccatcttcaatattcatgagttccttacatatttaatacataacaatggaatatggtgctatgttttcatcaataaacatactaacaatgtacatatagcaatagaaaatgagaagcatttgaaattcataatattactcatgtattacttcaagaacatgccaacttagtGTCCAAGCGTAAGAACACCGGTTTGAGACGATGTTCCTTGTTCCTATGCTGTCAAACATATCATTAATTCAATTACTATATCTATTCTAGGTGAAAATCACTCCTCTACATGTAGAACACTAGAGGAGAAGAAAACTTANNNNNNNNNNNNNNNNNNNNNNNNNNNNNNNNNNNNNNNNNNNNNNNNNNNNNNNNNNNNNNNNNNNNNNNNNNNNNNNNNNNNNNNNNNNNNNNNNNNNATGTAAGagataggtgggagacttgttacgttcttattcagaccgggatccctagatgagagatga
It contains:
- the LOC142537620 gene encoding uncharacterized protein LOC142537620, which produces MQWTTHEQAQAQAIVHRHGPVQTDVYDRFRRLNPPEFMGSTDPAVAEEWIKSLESIFSYLHMEYADKVTCAIFLLTKHARIWWESARVALPVGPLTWGTFKTVFYNKYFSKDVRAKKASDFLNLKQGTMSMTEYIQQFEAGVQYVPYIAQDDTSKGEHFMRGLRSEIKRDVRMSKVATYGEIVEIALMAEQDEQDIDRDRQQRRQQYFQKSQGTGQGKKTDNRGTRPEESRGKGPPRRKEQDRPPCPKCGKLNGGECTQGSNVCYRCKKPGHLAKNCPGSSEKVQGRLFSMTKEEVDADTSMITGKANVVADALSRKSSSITAMQIQEQILWDLQNLKIDVIPKGAVIQLSSIMIRPTLADRIKVEQKTDNELQQLRQRDEEKGNLNFELNWEGIWTYRGRLCVPKQGTIRTDILIDAHATSYSIHPGGTKMEETFLEQSLRNQCAEAEWVAPER